One stretch of Psilocybe cubensis strain MGC-MH-2018 chromosome 6, whole genome shotgun sequence DNA includes these proteins:
- a CDS encoding GDP-Man:Man(3)GlcNAc(2)-PP-Dol alpha-1,2-mannosyltransferase, protein MSVLSITICICWRLLLSSLFLAAFIWICLRTVYRRSLQSANHQRRKSLLNTLGYTDAEKKRVVGFFHPYCNAGGGGERVLWTAIAGMQRTDPDIVSVVYSGDVDATKEEIIAKVKSRFNIELDPTLLHFVFLRSRYLVEDSAWPRFTLLGQSLGSMRLAWEAMHQLIPDLYIDTMGYAFTFHIVSLLGKIPIGAYVHYPTISTDMLARVESRKKWHTNTDAISSSIILSRIKLLYYRLFMYYYAHSLRACNFIMVNSSWTKNHVDSILNHSDTLMDALHPLLAFKSLMTKNAPEHARIVYPPCDTSEMAQFPLLPRERIVLSVAQFRPEKDHKEQLNAFHLLLEKFPEYKGEGGKGVKLVVVGGSRNEGDANRVAELRKQAQELGIEPYTDFIINASYPIVLDLLSKASIGLSTMVDEHFGINVVEFMAAGVIPIAHASGGPLKDIIVPFNGEPTGFHARTTQEFADAMHTVLSLNPEEESGMRWRARAWAVQRFSEEEFERGWNESGWRLWLTSPRKVE, encoded by the exons ATGAGTGTGCTGTCAATAACGATTTGCATCTGCTGGCGCCTGCTCCTATCGTCTCTGTTTCTAGCTGCCTTCATCTGGATATGCTTGCGAACCGTCTACAGAAGAAGCCTTCAGTCCGCTAATCACCAACGTCGGAAGTCATTGCTCAATACTCTGGGATATACAGACGCGGAAAAGAAACGCGTAGTGGGATTTTTTCATCCTTATTG CAATGCTGGCGGGGGCGGCGAACGGGTTCTTTGGACCGCCATAGCCGGGATGCAACGCACGGATCCTGATATTGTCAGTGTTGTGTACAGTGGAGATGTCGATGCTACAAAAGAAGAGATTATCGCAAAAGTCAAG tcgAGGTTCAATATCGAACTGGATCCTACACTTTTGCACTTTGTATTCCTTCGTTCGCGATACCTGGTCGAAGATTCTGCCTGGCCCAGATTCACGCTACTCGGCCAAAGTCTGGGTTCCATGCGCCTTGCTTGGGAAGCCATGCACCAACTCATACCAGACCTATACATTG ACACAATGGGATACGCGTTCACTTTTCATATCGTTTCTTTGTTGGGCAAAATACCTATCGGAGCATACGTTCACTATCCTACTATCAGCACAGATATGTTGGCTCGCGTTGAATCCAGGAAGAAATGGCACACAAATACAGATGCAATCTCATCTTCTATTATTTTAAGCCGTATAAAGCTTCT GTATTATCGCTTATTCATGTACTATTACGCCCATTCCCTCCGAGCGTGCAATTTCATTATGGTCAACTCCTCTTGGACGAAGAACCATGTCGATTCTATTCTAAACCACTCCGACACGCTTATGGACGCACTTCACCCTCTACTCGCCTTCAAGTCTCTTATGACCAAGAATGCACCTGAGCACGCCAGAATTGTGTATCCGCCTTGTGATACCAGCGAAATGGCCCAATTCCCTTTATTACCCCGCGAACGTATTGTGTTAAGTGTCGCCCAATTCAG GCCAGAGAAGGATCACAAAGAGCAACTAAACGCATTCCATCTGCTTCTAGAAAAATTCCCAGAATACAAGGGAGAGGGGGGAAAGGGTGTAAAATTGGTGGTTGTAGGTGGAAGTCGTAACGAAGGCGACGCGAATCGCGTCGCAGAACTTCGCAAGCAAGCTCAGGAACTTGGAATCGAG CCATATACAGACTTTATTATCAATGCATCTTATCCTATTGTCTTGGACTTGCTATCAAAGGCCAGTATCGGACTCAGCACCATGGTGGATGAACATTTCGGAATCAACGTGGTAGAGTTTATG GCTGCTGGGGTTATCCCCATCGCACACGCTTCTGGGGGTCCATTGAAAGATATCATTGTCCCCTTCAACGGAGAACCGACTG GATTTCACGCTCGCACTACGCAGGAGTTTGCGGATGCAATGCACACCGTTTTATCTTTGAACCCTGAGGAGGAGTCCGGGATGAGGTGGAGAGCGCGTGCATGGGCGGTTCAAAGATTttcagaagaagaattcGAAAGGGGGTGGAACGAGAGCGGTTGGCGATTGTGGCTAACATCTCCTCGGAAGGTCGAGTAA
- a CDS encoding putative lactate 2-monooxygenase PB1A11.03, whose product MADEKPEVAILPGGNPWSSYMPDVYRGRVGPQPLGTVIFEEIEAKAKEKLKDHEGAFMYAGGSAGTNSTYRANLKAFEKWGIIPRMLVDATRRSLEVTIFGVTHSSPIFLAPIGVQSTFHPDGEFNPARAGKALGVPFISSTASSRSLEEVAEANGDGYRWYQLYWPKSHDVALSLLKRAKDNNFKALVITLDTMSIGWRPHDLAISYIPFAHGVGVQIGKSDPVFMAKHGKEVTHEHPVFPYDPAKIDKAFAAGDPKAREDVYLGSEWLKEANSGLYHSWEDLKFIRDNWEGPLLLKGIQSVHDAEKALEHGVNGIIVSNHGGRQLDGAIPSLLALEVIMKSQKVRAAQQAGELTVLFDSGIRTGSDIIKAMALGAQAVLLGRPWLYGSILAGQAGVEQVIRHTLADLDTSLGLAGYRNLAEIQGKGEEVIMKIT is encoded by the exons ATGGCCGACGAAAAACCTGAAGTTGCGATCTTGCCTGGGGGAAATCCATGGAGTTCCTATATGCCTGACGTTTATCGGGGCAGGGTTGGTCCTCAGCCCCTGGGAACAGTGATTTTCGAGGAGATCGAAGCGAAAGCAAAGGAGAAACTTAAGGACCACGAAG GTGCTTTTATGTACGCTGGTGGTAGCGCTGGTACAAACTCGACCTACCGAGCCAATTTGAAAGCTTTCGAAAAGTGGGGAATCATCCCACGGATGTTGGTCGATGCTACCAGGCGATCGCTAGAG GTCACTATCTTTGGCGTAACTCATTCGTCCCCTATTTTCCTCGCTCCTATCGGAGTGCAGTCGACGTTCCATCCAGATGGAGAGTTTAATCCTGCGCGTGCTGGAAAGGCGCTTGGAGTACCCTTCATCTCTAGTACAGCGTCGAGCAGGTCATTAGAGGAAGTGGCAGAAGCCAACGGAGACGGGTACCGTTGGTATCAACTGTATTG GCCTAAATCTCATGACGTCGCCTTATCTCTCCTCAAGAGAGCGAAGGACAACAACTTCAAAGCTCTTGTCATAACCCTAGACACCATGTCTATTGGCTGGAGGCCCCATGATCTTGCGATTTCGTACATTCCATTTGCTCATGGGGTAGGGGTTCAGATCGGAAAATCTGACCCTGTCTTCATGGCAAAGCACGGAAAGGAAGTGACGCACGAACACCCGGTGTTCCCCTATGACCCAGCCAAAATAGATAAGGCCTTCGCGGCTGGTGATCCCAAAGCTCGTGAAGATGTTTACCTTGGTTCAGAGTGGTTGAAAGAGGCAAATTCCGGATTATATCATTCTTGGGAGGATCTAAAATTTATCAGAGATAATTGGGAAGGCCCGCTCCTGCTGAAAGGTATTCAAAGCGTTCAC GATGCTGAGAAGGCTTTAGAGCACGGCGTCAACGGAATTATTGTCTCTAACCATG GCGGACGGCAGCTTGATGGAGCAATACCATCATTGCTGGCTCTGGAAGTTATCATGAAGTCTCAAAAGGTTAGAGCGGCCCAACAAGCGGGAGAGTTGACTGTCTTGTTCGACTCTGGGATTCGAACGGGGAGCGatatcatcaaggctatggcGCTGGGCGCACAGGCGGTGCTTC TTGGTCGGCCATGGTTGTATGGTTCAATTCTCGCGGGTCAGGCTGGCGTCGAGCAAGTCATTAGACATACTTTGGCCGATTTGGACACTTCTCTTGGACTGGCTGGATATAGGAATCTTGCTGAGATACAAGGCAAGGGAGAGGAAGTCATTATGAAGATCACTTAA
- a CDS encoding Protein MSP1 — protein MMGKPLFRLKTLQVPGPWLSLNRLRYQNHKLNHVPITQCIIVRLASKPPTSVELRSSNLFSLAPDILNFSERLKMVSSGTKRAAFEVALFLASQAALYYTLRWVLDAVSPDKKDAEVKEKQMAALKRLGHHELKLDEYERKVANEVIHPDDIPVTFGDVGGLDPIISSLRESVIYPLLYPNLFTSSSSLLGAPKGVLLFGPPGCGKTMLAKALAKESGATFINIAASVLTNKWYGESNKLVAGLFSLARKTQPAIIFIDEIDSFLRERTKGDHEVTGMMKAEFMTLWDGLLSGSDRILVLGATNRPNDIDSAILRRMPKRFAIGLPNVEQRTRILDLMLKDTKLAPNFSVQALAEQTEGLSGSDLRELCRNAAMVPVREFMKSTTNNHEALAKGQLEGFDLRPLTVEDFFAHDGSSPLPPAFNENRSRLDDEPLD, from the exons atGATGGGCAAACCGCTTTTTCGTCTCAAGACCCTGCAAGTCCCCGGTCCTTGGCTGTCATTGAACCGCTTACGTTACCAAAATCACAAATTGAATCATGTGCCAATCACACAGTGTATCATAGTCCGGCTTGCATCCAAACCACCTACTTCAGTGGAACTGAGGTCATCTAATCTTTTCAGTCTTGCGCCCGATATTCTAAATTTCAGTGAAAGGCTGAAAATGGTCTCCTCGGGCACAAAACGAGCGGCATTCGAAG TTGCACTTTTCCTCGCATCTCAA GCAGCCTTATATTACACCTTGCGG TGGGTCCTCGACGCGGTGTCTCCAGACAAGAAAGATGCAGAagtgaaagaaaagcaaatgGCGGCTTTGAAACGCCTGGGACACCACGAGTTGAAGTTGGATGAATACGAAC GCAAAGTTGCGAATGAAGTAATTCATCCCGATGACATTCCGGTCACCTTTGGAG ACGTGGGCGGTCTCGACCCTATTATCTCCTCTCTACGGGAGTCCGTAATTTACCCTCTCCTGTATCCCAATCTGTTCACctcgtcttcctctcttctTGGGGCTCCCAAGGGAGTTCTCCTCTTTGGACCTCCGGGGTGTGGCAAGACTATGCTTGCCAAAGCCTTGGCCAAAGAATCCGGGGCCACTTTTATCAACATCGCAGCTTCGGTTCTGACGAACAAATGGTACGGCGAGTCGAACAAGTTAGTGGCGGGATTGTTCAGCCTTGCCCGCAAGACACAGCCTGCTATCATCTTTATTGATGAAATCGACTCTTTCCTCCGAGAGCGCACAAAGGGCGACCACGAGGTGACGGGAATGATGAAAGCAGAGTTTATGAC ACTCTGGGACGGCCTCCTCTCTGGATCGGACAGAATTCTTGTTCTTGGCGCAACAAACCGACCAAATGACATCGACTCTGCCATTCTGCGTCGCATGCCTAAGCGTTTTGCTATCGGACTACCTAATGTAGAACAGAGAACAAGAATTCTTGATTTG ATGTTAAAGGATACCAAATTGGCACCTAATTTCTCAGTGCAAGCACTGGCAGAGCAGACAGAAGGTCTTTCTGGTTCCGATCTGAGAGAGTTATGTCGAAATGCAGCCATGGTCCCTGTACGAGAATTTATGAAAAGTACAACTAATAACCACGAGGCACTCGCCAAGGGTCAATTGGAG GGTTTCGATCTAAGACCTCTGACGGTCGAAGATTTCTTTGCTCACGATGGATCAAGCCCTTTGCCTCCAGCATTTAATGAGAACCGATCACGGCTAGACGATGAACCTTTAGATTGA